A stretch of DNA from Parvularcula bermudensis HTCC2503:
GATTGGACACCTCCACAACGCATTGTTGCGGATCGGACCCATGACCGTCCCGCTTGGTAAAGCTGAGATGGTTGATATGACGATGAATCTCTTCGGCCCGACTGCGCAGGATGCGCTCCACCAATCCATCACTGATCGCGCTGCACGCCTGTTCGATGATCAGCTGGGCGCGATGCGTTTCATTCCACCGCAGTGTGAGGATCAGCATGGCGAGGCCGAAGCCCATCACCGCCACGCTAGCCGCCCGCCCGATCACCATCTGCGTCATAGAAAGGCCCGCCGTCAGATCGAACAGGGCGCCGAGAATAGTCGTGGCGAGCAAGCCGACCAAAAAGGCGCCGAACACCCGGCTGTTCAGTGTCCGTTGCATCAAGGCCTTGTGCAGATTCCCCTCGGGGTTTTTCCAAATTTCCCGGAACTCGTCGGCGAATTTCCGCGCTTGGCTATCGAAGGTGGCCTGTCCTTGCTTTCGGATTTCGGGCGCGCCGAGCTCTTCTTCGGCATCCGAAGGTCCCTCGTCGAGCGGGGCGGGGATCAACTCCTCCACTTCTTCGCCGTCGCTCCCCTCAATGGAATAGCTTGCCGCCATCAATGCCCCCAACGCCCTCATCCTATCATTTTTTAACCAAGAATTTACGACACTCGTCACCTCAGCGCAAAGGTGCATTCCCCCACGCTCCACACGCGCAAAGCGCGCCTTCGCTTCGCGGGATCGCGAGAGGGCGATAGAGCTCAGCGGGTTTCGAGATCGAGGGCTTCGAGCTTCCGGATTTCGTCGCGTAGGGTCGCGGCTTCCTCGAATTCCAAATTGGCGGCAGCCTCTCGCATCCGCTTTTCGAGGGCGCCAAGATGGGAGCGCATATTCGCACCGGGGATATAGGCCTCACGTTCTTCGCGCATGGCGCCCATGCCCGTCGCCCCCTTCGTCAACCGCTCCGACGTAAAGCTCGTTCCCGCAGCGGCCTTGGTGGCCTCATCATCGCTATCGGTGATCTCGGCGATCTTGGCCTTGACGGTCTTGGGCGTGATCCCGTGTGCCGCATTGTGCGCAAGCTGCTTTTCGCGGCGACGTTCGGTTTCCTGCAACGCCCGCTCCATCGACCCCGTCATTCCATCCGCATAGAGAATGACACGTCCGTCGACATTCCTCGCCGCCCGTCCGATCGTCTGGATAAGAGAGGTTTCGGAGCGCAAGAATCCCTCCTTATCCGCATCGAGAATACCGACGAATTGGCATTCGGGAATATCGAGACCTTCGCGGAGAAGATTGATCCCGATCAAAACATCGAATACCCCAAGTCGCAGATCACGGATAATCTCGATCCGTTCGATCGTATCCACATCGCTGTGCATGTAACGGACGCGGACTCCCTGTTCGTGCATATATTCGGTGAGGTCTTCGGCCATTTTTTTCGTGAGGGTGGTCACGAGAGAGCGTCCCCCCTGCGCCGCCACTTTTTTGCATTCGTCTATGACATCATCGACCTGGTTCACCTGTCCGGTCGTTACCGGTCGAATCTCAACCGGTGGGTCGATCAGGCCCGTGGGCCTGATCACCTGCTCGACAAAGACCCCTCCGGTGCGATCGAGTTCCCAAGGGCCAGGGGTCGCCGAGACATGTACGGTTTGCGGGCGCATCGCGTCCCATTCCTCGAATTTGAGGGGGCGATTATCCATGCAGGAGGGCAGGCGGAAGCCATATTCCGCAAGCGTTCTTTTACGGGCGAAGTCGCCGCGAAACATGGCCCCGATTTGCGGCACCGTCACATGGCTTTCATCGCAGAACACCAAGGCGTTCTCAGGCAGATACTCAAACAGGGTCGGTGGTGGATGTCCCGGCTTTCGCCCTGTCAGATAGCGGGAATAGTTCTCGATCCCCTGACACGACCCGGTGGCTTCCATCATCTCAATGTCGAATTGCACCCGCTGTTCGAGCCGCTGGGCCTCAATCAGTTTTCCCTCCTGGTGGAGAATGGGGAGCGTTGCGGCCAGCTCTTTCTTGATCCCCTCAATAGCCCGGCGCAGGGTCGGCCGCGGCGTGACATAGTGGCTGTTCGCATACATTTTGATCCGCGGCAGATCCGCGATCTTTTGCCCGGTCAGTGGATCGAACTCGGTGATGGCTTCGATTTCGTCCCCGAACAGACTGATCCGCCAGGCCACATCCTCAAGGTGCGCGGGAAAGATCTCGACGATATCCCCCCGCGCCCGGAACGCACCGCGGGCGAAGGCCACATCGTTGCGCTTATATTGAAGCGCGACGAGGTCGGCCAAAAGCTGCTTGCGCTCGACTGTTTCCCCAACCTCAAGCGTAAAGGTCATTTCGGTATAGGTTTCGACCGACCCGATCCCGTAAATACACGATACCGAAGCGATGATGATGACATCGTCCCGTTCAAGAAGCGCCCGGGTCGCCGAATGGCGCATCCGGTCGATCTGCTCATTGATCGTCGACTCTTTTTCGATATAGGTATCAGTACGCGGAACATAAGCTTCCGGCTGATAGTAATCGTAATAGGAAACGAAATACTCGACCGCGTTGTCAGGAAAGAAGCTCTTGAATTCGCCGTAAAGCTGCGCCGCGAGGGTCTTATTATGCGCCAGGATGAGCGCCGGCCGCTGGGTCGCCTCAATGATCTTCGCCATGGTGAAGGTCTTGCCTGAACCGGTGACCCCCAACAGCACCTGATCCTGCTCCTGGGCCGCAATGCCCGCCACCAATTCGGCGATGGCCGCAGGTTGGTCGCCGGCCGGCTCGTAATCCGAGCTGACCCGGAAAGCCCTCCCCCCCTCCATCTTTTCCGGGCGGGAGGGGCGATGGGGGCTCCAGGTCGCTGGCTCCATGCGGCCGTGATAGGTGGCGACGGCTTCGGAGAAGGCGAGAGTGTCAGGGATGGGATCGGCCATGCCGCAGAGATAGCTCCCGCGGTCGGCCTGTTCAACGCAACGGAGCGGGGAGCAAAGATCTGGGGGCAAGGGATCAGGCGGAGCGCCCCTTACCTGGCCCCTCTTGGCCCCTCTTGGTCAGACGACGGCGTCCAATGAGTCCTTGAGTTTCGTTCTGGCGCGCGACAACCGGGACCTGACCGTCCCGACCGGGACATCGAGCGCTTCGGCGACATCCTCGTAGCGGAGACCGTCGACGGCGATCATCGACAACATTGTCCGATCATCCGACGACAAATTCTCCATTGAGGTACATAGATCGCGGAACGCCATAAAGCTGTCCTGATTGCCCTCAACCGACAGCGCCAAGAGGGGCGCGTCGTCGAGCTCAAGGGCAATGCCGCGGCTTTGCTCCCGGCGGATTTGGTTCAGGAACACCCGCCGACAGACAGTGAACATCCATGACCGCAAATTCCGCCCATCAAAGAGATATTGCTTGCGGAGGCACCGCTCCAGGCAGTCCTGAACCAGATCAGCGGCCCGATCTTCGTTGCGGGTCAGACTGAACGCAAATCGGCGCAACGCGCATAAGGCCTCGGCGGCGTCCGGGTGATCCAGCAGATCCCCGTCACGCTGCTTCAGTCGGTCCGCACGGGCCCGAGCGAGATATTGTGATCCCATGGGTCTGCCCTCTCTCATTCGACATCGTCGCCGTAACAGAGCCGCCGGACCCAAAGAAATGCTTTTTACATCAATTGCTTATGGCGAAAGAGTGACATAACGCACCGTGTCATTATGGGGGATAGTAGTGACTCACTCATGTCGAAACCCGCACAGCGTGTGGGGTCCGCATCGCCACCGCCCGGAAACGGGCGCAGGGCAAGTCGGGAAAGCGGCATGTGAATAATACGACAGGCCGTCCGGCGGGACAGTCAGGAAGAGAGCTTACGGAGGGAGGTGAGGACTTGATCGGCCTGTTCCGGAGAGGATTCGGCCAATTTGAGCCCCAGCGCGATCAGTTCCCGCACCGCGGAAGACCGGCTATCCGCCCGATTGGCGAAACGCCAATCGTCGATGGTCGCCAGCTCAGTTTCGGTGATGAGAACCTGAAGCTTTGATAATCGCTTCTCGGAAACCACGCCGCTTCGACCTTTCTAGGACGGTATTTTGCCACCTCGTCCGAAGGCGTCAACGAACCGATCCAAGCGTTCTCCCTCTTCGAGCCCACCGCTGCAAAGGTCAAGACCGACATGAAATAGCTCATCAAATGGCGTTTGGAGGGCGCGGCTGGAAGCGAGCGACGAGTGTTAACGATGAGGTGGCCCATCCCTTGCGTTTTCGCCCCCGTCGCGTAATCGTGCCGAAGAAAGCGCTCCGGGCGGGAGCGGTGTGTCTATCAGGGGGCCAACGTCAATGACTCTCACTCATCTCGATCGCCTTGAGGCGGAAAGCCTACATATCATTCGCGAGGTGGCCGCCGAGTGCGAAAACCCCGTAATGCTCTATTCGGTGGGCAAGGACAGCTCCGTCATGCTGCACCTTGCGCTGAAGGCTTTCTCCCCCTCGCTGCCTCCTTTTCCTTTCCTCCATGTCGACACGACATGGAAATTCCGGGAAATGATCAAATTCCGGGATGAAACGGCGGAAAAACTCGGCCTTGACCTGAAAGTTCACATCAATGCCGAAGGGGTGCGGGACAATGTCGGTCCCTTCTCCCACGGCAGCGCCTATCACACCGATGTGATGAAGACCCAGGCGTTGAAACAGGCCCTCGACAAATACGGGTTCGACGCCGCCTTTGGCGGGGCGCGCCGCGACGAGGAAAAATCTCGGGCGAAGGAACGCATCTTCTCCTTCCGGGCCCCCGGTCACCGCTGGGACCCCAAAAATCAGCGGCCGGAGCTTTGGAGCATCTACAATACTCGCATCCGCAAAGGGGAGAGTATCCGGGTGTTCCCGCTGTCCAATTGGACGGAGCTGGATATCTGGCAATATATTTACCGCGAGAATATCGAAATTCCCGATCTCTATTTCGCTGCCGAACGGCCGATCGTGGAAATCGATGGCACCCTGATTATGGTCGACGATGACCGCATCCCCCTCGAAGGGCGTGAGCCCCAGATGAAATCGGTCCGGTTCCGGACCTTGGGCTGCTATCCGTTGACGGGGGCGGTGGAGAGCACAGCCGCCACCCTGCCCGACATCATCCAGGAGACCTTGTTGGCCAAGGGGTCCGAGCGCGAGGGGCGCGTGATCGACCACGATCAGGCCGCGTCGATGGAGAAGAAAAAGCAAGAGGGATACTTCTAATGGCGACCTCACCCAAGGATCTTGCAGCCGTTGAAAGCGACGTGGTCGCCTATCTCGAAAAGCACGAGCAAAAATCCCTGCTTCGCTTCATCACCTGCGGCTCGGTGGACGATGGGAAGTCGACCCTTATCGGCCGCCTCCTCTATGATTCCCAAATGCTGTACGAGGACCAATTGTCGAGCCTCGAGCAGGACTCCAAGAAAATGGGGACCCAAGGGGATCAAATCGACTTTGCGCTGCTCGTGGACGGTCTCGCCGCGGAACGGGAACAGGGCATCACGATCGACGTGGCCTATCGGTTCTTCTCCACGGACCGTCGGAAATTCATCGTGGCGGATACGCCCGGCCACGAACAATATACCCGTAACATGGCCACCGGGGCCTCGACGGCGCAACTCGCCATCCTGCTGGTCGACGCCCGCGCCGGGCTCATGACCCAAACCCGGCGGCACAGCTTTATCTGCTCGCTCTTAGGCATTCGTCACATCGTCCTGGCCGTCAACAAAATGGATCTCGTCGATTACAGCGAAGACAAGTTCAAAGAGATCGAAGCGGATTATCGCGACTTCTCGAAGGGCCTCGGCTTTGAGGGCATTACCTGCATTCCGATCAGCGCCCTGGCCGGGGACAATATCACGGCGTCCTCTGAGAATACCCCGTATTATACCGGCCCCTCTCTGATGGATCATCTCGAGACGGTGAATGTTGAACGATCGGAACAGCGTCCCTTCCGGATGCCTGTCCAATGGGTCAATCGCCCCAATCTCGACTTCCGGGGCTTTTCGGGCACCGTTGCCAGCGGGTCGATCTCCCCTGGGGATGAGATCATCACCATTCCGTCAGGGCAACGATCCAAAGTGGCCCGGATCGTCACAATGGGCGGCGATCTCGACATGGCCGAAACCGATCAAGCGGTAACGATCACCCTTGAGGACGAGATCGATATCTCCCGCGGCGATATCATTTGCGGGGGCCAGGCCCCGGCGGATCAGACCGATCAATTCTCCGCCCACCTCATCTGGATGTCGGACGAGGAAATGTTGCCTGGACGGCAATATATCCTCAAAACCGCCAATAAATCCGTGACCGGCGTGGTCACCGATTTGCGGAACAAGATCGACGTCAATACCCTTGAGCAGCGGCCGGGGAAGACCCTTGGCCTGAACGAGATCGCGGTCTGTAAATTCAACTTGTCAGCGCCGATTGGCTACGATCCTTACAAGGAAAATCGGGCCACCGGCAGTTTTATCCTGATCGACCGTCAAACCCATTCGACGGTGGCGGCCGGGATGATCGACCACTCCCTGCGTCGGGCCTCCAACGTCGTCTGGCAGGACCTTGAGGTGGGAACGGCCGAACGGGCGGCCATCAAGATGCAGCGCCCTGCCCTGCTCTGGTTCACCGGCCTCTCTGGGGCGGGTAAATCGACGATTGCCAATTTGGTCGAAAAACGCCTCTACGACCGCGGACGCCACACCTATATTCTCGACGGGGACAATGTGCGGCACGGTCTGAACAAGGACCTCGGCTTCACTGACGCCGACCGGGTCGAGAATATTCGGCGCGTGGCTGAGACCGCGAAGCTGATGGTCGATGCCGGGTTGATCGTCCTGTCCGCCTTCATCTCACCGTTCCGCACCGAGCGACAAATGGCCCGCTCCCTCCTTGGCGAGGGGAAATTCATCGAGGTGTTTATCGATACCCCGCTGAATGTTGCGGAAGAACGCGATGTGAAGGGCCTCTACAAAAAGGCGCGGGCGGGGGAGATCACGAATTTCACCGGCATCGACTCTGAGTACGAGCCGCCGAAAGAGGCTGAGATCCATATCGACACCACCGCCCTCAGCTCTGTTGAGGCCGCGGAGAAGATCATCGCCTATCTCGAGGAAGGCGGATATCTCGACGCCGAATAAGGGCGTCGAGATGATTGTCGAAACCGGCGGATGGGACGCCAACGGGCCGTCGGAGAGGATGGCCCGTTGGATCATTTTGACGCGAAGTGGAAACCGGTTCGCGTCAAGAAAGTGCGATAAAATAATATCCTAGAGACGTTTTGCCACTCCGATCGATACGGGCTTAGGGCCGTTCGGTCTGTGTCTCTGCCCGATCATCCTGTGGCGGATCATTAGGGGCCAAATCTTCAGGAGCCGGAGAGACAGGAGCGGCGGGCAGGCAGATCGTGACCTGTGCGCCCCCACCGGTTGCGCGGCCAATCGTCAGGGCGCCGCCATGGGCCGACGCGGCCGCCTCGGCAATAGCAAGACCAAGACCCGCCCCCCCCGTCACCCGGCTTCGCGATACTTCTCCCCTCTCGAACGGTTTGATCAGCCGGCTGGCCTCCTCGCCCTGCGCCGGAAATCCTTCGCCGCAATCCTCAACGCGGAGCAGAACGTCCCCCCCAGCACGGCGGATGTCGAGCCGTATCGGCGGCGCGCCATAGCGATCGGCGTTATCGAGAATATTCTCCATCGCGCGCTGTAAGAGCATCGGGAACCCCTGAACAATCAGGCCTCGCTCCCCGCCGACCTCCAAAGCGGGATGGGTGGCCGCCAGTTCGGCGCAAAGCTTATCAAGGGCAATGGCTTGGCGCTCCCCGGAACCGCGCCCGGTTTTCGCCACCGCCAGAATATCGGTCAACAGAAGAGCCATGGCGTCGAGGCTCGCAATCATCTGCTCTCTGAGCTCGTCATCGGCGATACGCTCAGCGCGGAGCCTGAGGGAGGTAAGGGGCGTCCTGAGATCGTGACCAATCGCCCCCAGCATCGCATCTTTCTCCGTGAACACCGTTTCGAGTCGAGCATGCATATCGGCAAAGGCGGCCGACAAATCGGTGATATCGCTCGGCCCCCGGCGCGGCAAATCGGGGGGCGGACCGGGAACGGTCAATTGACGCGCCGTGAGGGTCAGACGCGCCAGGGGTCGGGAAAGCTGGCGGGTGACGATCAAGGTCGCCGCCAGCAAGCCAAGATAGATCAGAATCGTCTGCACAATGAGGGGTCTGATACGCACCTGGTCGCGGAACGGCTCAGGCACGACGCTATTGACGAAGCCGCCCGAAGGGATGGGCGCGGACAGAACAAGATGACGGGGGGCTGTTTCCGCTTGCGCCAGCTGTTCATTCGCCTCACTCGGCCGGCGGCGCAGCGCCCCTGGCAATTGCGGCGCCAGGCCCACCGAAGCCCCCTCGGACGGTAATCCCTCCGCCGTCAGCGACCGGATGAGCCGCTCGGTGAGGTCTTCCTCCAGGGGGAAAGCTGCGGCAATTGGCGTTCCGGTCTCCACCGGGATGGAGAGCCCCCCAGGCCGGAGGCGGCGGCGCAGCATCGCGCCGATCGGACGCGCCTCATCGCGGGCCACGGCATCAACGAAACGATCAATCGTCGCTTGCGCTCTTACATCGGCAAGCCGGGCCCGGCTCTCAAGCAACAGTGCCAGGCTGACCCCCTGGGCCAGTAACAGGGACAGCGCAAGGACAAGGGCCATGCGCGCGGCCAGCGAGAGGCCCGACCACCTCATCGACGGCTCACGGGGACGCTGAGAACATAGCCGCCATTCCGCACGGTCTTGATGATTTGCGGCTGCTTGGGATCGAGCTCGATTTTCTTGCGTATACGGCTGATCTGATTGTCGATGGAACGGTCGAAAAGGTGCGCTTCTCGGCCCTGGGTCGCATCCAAGAGCTGATCGCGGCTCAGCACCCGCCCCGCCGAGTCGAGCAAGACATGGAGGAGCGCGAATTCACCGCCGGTGAGGGGGATTGAGGGATGATCCGGCCCTGTGAGATGACGGCGCCCAATATCCAGATGAAAACCGGCAAAGGAGTAGCCCTCGCACGCATCGGGAGGAGGGTTTGCCCCCTCACCTCCGGCACGCCGCAGGACGGCCTTGATCCGCGCGACCAACTCCCTGGGGTTGAACGGCTTGGTCACATAATCGTCCGCCCCCAGCTCAAGCCCGACAATGCGGTCGGTATCATCCGCCATGGCCGTCAGGAGAATAACGGGCGGCCCGCCTGTGGCCTGCCACTCACGAAGAAGAGACAATCCGTCCTCCCCCGGCATCATGATGTCGAGGAGGACGAGATCGGGCTGAGCGGTTCGGCAAACCTCTCTGGCCTCAAGACCATCCTTCGCCCGCAGAATATCGTAATGATGACCGGCAAGATAATCGGCCAGTGGTTCGCGAATAGACGCCTCATCATCGACGATCAGTATTTTCTCTCCGCTCATTGCTCGGGGTCCGGCTGCTCACTTTCGTCCTCCTGAGCGGGCAGGCGATACCCCTCCGTAAGCCATCGATGAAGATCGACATGGCGGCAGCGATCCGAGCAGAATGGGCGCTCCGCCGGCACGGTCGGCGCCCCGCAGATCGGGCATCGCTCACTCTTCGACACGATACGCCTCCCCTCCTTGCGTCACGGCCTTCTCCTCAAAGGTCCTATCGACAAGGATCTCGAATCTCGGCCCATACCGTTCCCTCATAAGGTGCGCCGCGGGCCCTTCTCCGACAAGCCCCTCGGCAAGGCGGGGCGCAACGACGAGGCGACGCTGGGCGGTGGGATTTCGCTCAAGCGCCGCCGCGAGGGCGCGATAGGCCGAGGCCCGCGCCACAGGGGCGCTCATCCGTCGCCCCTGCACAACCCCCTGCCCAAACG
This window harbors:
- the cysD gene encoding sulfate adenylyltransferase subunit CysD, encoding MTLTHLDRLEAESLHIIREVAAECENPVMLYSVGKDSSVMLHLALKAFSPSLPPFPFLHVDTTWKFREMIKFRDETAEKLGLDLKVHINAEGVRDNVGPFSHGSAYHTDVMKTQALKQALDKYGFDAAFGGARRDEEKSRAKERIFSFRAPGHRWDPKNQRPELWSIYNTRIRKGESIRVFPLSNWTELDIWQYIYRENIEIPDLYFAAERPIVEIDGTLIMVDDDRIPLEGREPQMKSVRFRTLGCYPLTGAVESTAATLPDIIQETLLAKGSEREGRVIDHDQAASMEKKKQEGYF
- a CDS encoding sensor histidine kinase, with amino-acid sequence MRWSGLSLAARMALVLALSLLLAQGVSLALLLESRARLADVRAQATIDRFVDAVARDEARPIGAMLRRRLRPGGLSIPVETGTPIAAAFPLEEDLTERLIRSLTAEGLPSEGASVGLAPQLPGALRRRPSEANEQLAQAETAPRHLVLSAPIPSGGFVNSVVPEPFRDQVRIRPLIVQTILIYLGLLAATLIVTRQLSRPLARLTLTARQLTVPGPPPDLPRRGPSDITDLSAAFADMHARLETVFTEKDAMLGAIGHDLRTPLTSLRLRAERIADDELREQMIASLDAMALLLTDILAVAKTGRGSGERQAIALDKLCAELAATHPALEVGGERGLIVQGFPMLLQRAMENILDNADRYGAPPIRLDIRRAGGDVLLRVEDCGEGFPAQGEEASRLIKPFERGEVSRSRVTGGAGLGLAIAEAAASAHGGALTIGRATGGGAQVTICLPAAPVSPAPEDLAPNDPPQDDRAETQTERP
- the uvrB gene encoding excinuclease ABC subunit UvrB, whose product is MEPATWSPHRPSRPEKMEGGRAFRVSSDYEPAGDQPAAIAELVAGIAAQEQDQVLLGVTGSGKTFTMAKIIEATQRPALILAHNKTLAAQLYGEFKSFFPDNAVEYFVSYYDYYQPEAYVPRTDTYIEKESTINEQIDRMRHSATRALLERDDVIIIASVSCIYGIGSVETYTEMTFTLEVGETVERKQLLADLVALQYKRNDVAFARGAFRARGDIVEIFPAHLEDVAWRISLFGDEIEAITEFDPLTGQKIADLPRIKMYANSHYVTPRPTLRRAIEGIKKELAATLPILHQEGKLIEAQRLEQRVQFDIEMMEATGSCQGIENYSRYLTGRKPGHPPPTLFEYLPENALVFCDESHVTVPQIGAMFRGDFARKRTLAEYGFRLPSCMDNRPLKFEEWDAMRPQTVHVSATPGPWELDRTGGVFVEQVIRPTGLIDPPVEIRPVTTGQVNQVDDVIDECKKVAAQGGRSLVTTLTKKMAEDLTEYMHEQGVRVRYMHSDVDTIERIEIIRDLRLGVFDVLIGINLLREGLDIPECQFVGILDADKEGFLRSETSLIQTIGRAARNVDGRVILYADGMTGSMERALQETERRREKQLAHNAAHGITPKTVKAKIAEITDSDDEATKAAAGTSFTSERLTKGATGMGAMREEREAYIPGANMRSHLGALEKRMREAAANLEFEEAATLRDEIRKLEALDLETR
- a CDS encoding DNA gyrase inhibitor YacG, with the protein product MSKSERCPICGAPTVPAERPFCSDRCRHVDLHRWLTEGYRLPAQEDESEQPDPEQ
- the cysN gene encoding sulfate adenylyltransferase subunit CysN; protein product: MATSPKDLAAVESDVVAYLEKHEQKSLLRFITCGSVDDGKSTLIGRLLYDSQMLYEDQLSSLEQDSKKMGTQGDQIDFALLVDGLAAEREQGITIDVAYRFFSTDRRKFIVADTPGHEQYTRNMATGASTAQLAILLVDARAGLMTQTRRHSFICSLLGIRHIVLAVNKMDLVDYSEDKFKEIEADYRDFSKGLGFEGITCIPISALAGDNITASSENTPYYTGPSLMDHLETVNVERSEQRPFRMPVQWVNRPNLDFRGFSGTVASGSISPGDEIITIPSGQRSKVARIVTMGGDLDMAETDQAVTITLEDEIDISRGDIICGGQAPADQTDQFSAHLIWMSDEEMLPGRQYILKTANKSVTGVVTDLRNKIDVNTLEQRPGKTLGLNEIAVCKFNLSAPIGYDPYKENRATGSFILIDRQTHSTVAAGMIDHSLRRASNVVWQDLEVGTAERAAIKMQRPALLWFTGLSGAGKSTIANLVEKRLYDRGRHTYILDGDNVRHGLNKDLGFTDADRVENIRRVAETAKLMVDAGLIVLSAFISPFRTERQMARSLLGEGKFIEVFIDTPLNVAEERDVKGLYKKARAGEITNFTGIDSEYEPPKEAEIHIDTTALSSVEAAEKIIAYLEEGGYLDAE
- a CDS encoding response regulator, whose protein sequence is MSGEKILIVDDEASIREPLADYLAGHHYDILRAKDGLEAREVCRTAQPDLVLLDIMMPGEDGLSLLREWQATGGPPVILLTAMADDTDRIVGLELGADDYVTKPFNPRELVARIKAVLRRAGGEGANPPPDACEGYSFAGFHLDIGRRHLTGPDHPSIPLTGGEFALLHVLLDSAGRVLSRDQLLDATQGREAHLFDRSIDNQISRIRKKIELDPKQPQIIKTVRNGGYVLSVPVSRR
- a CDS encoding RNA polymerase sigma factor, coding for MGSQYLARARADRLKQRDGDLLDHPDAAEALCALRRFAFSLTRNEDRAADLVQDCLERCLRKQYLFDGRNLRSWMFTVCRRVFLNQIRREQSRGIALELDDAPLLALSVEGNQDSFMAFRDLCTSMENLSSDDRTMLSMIAVDGLRYEDVAEALDVPVGTVRSRLSRARTKLKDSLDAVV